A window of the Glaciimonas sp. CA11.2 genome harbors these coding sequences:
- the hpf gene encoding ribosome hibernation-promoting factor, HPF/YfiA family — translation MNFTISGHHLDVTPAIREHVLSKLERIKRHFDQVIDISVILTVDKITEKEKRQKAEINLRVKGKDLHAESIAHDLYAAIDLLIDKLDRQVIKYKDKLQNHQHSAIKHLPEDLPIAAT, via the coding sequence ATGAATTTCACAATTAGTGGGCATCACCTCGACGTAACTCCCGCCATTCGCGAACACGTGCTAAGCAAATTGGAGCGTATCAAGCGCCACTTCGATCAGGTCATAGATATTAGTGTGATCCTGACGGTAGACAAAATCACAGAGAAAGAAAAGCGTCAAAAAGCCGAAATTAATCTGCGCGTTAAAGGCAAAGACCTGCATGCCGAGAGCATTGCGCATGACCTTTACGCCGCCATCGATTTGTTAATCGACAAACTCGATCGACAAGTGATTAAATATAAGGACAAATTGCAGAATCATCAACATTCGGCAATCAAGCATCTACCTGAGGATTTGCCCATCGCAGCAACGTGA
- a CDS encoding DUF4197 domain-containing protein: MKFIFQPALRLGLVISLVSTAAMAFSLADLSNQDANSGLKAALNKGADVAVAKLGVENGFLNNDKVKIGLPGMLEKARPLLKMTGKGQQLDDLVVSMNHAAESAVPLAKPLLLNAVKSMSVTDAKNILSGGDTSVTDFFREKTATPLGEKFLPIVKKITDRNGVSTQYNSTMGLVSKTGLVPGQAATVEGYVTQRTLDGLFYMIGEEEKAIRRDPIGAGSAIIGKVFGALKQ; encoded by the coding sequence ATGAAATTTATCTTTCAACCGGCATTACGTTTAGGTCTGGTGATCTCTTTAGTCTCTACCGCCGCGATGGCATTTTCTTTGGCGGATTTGAGCAATCAGGATGCCAACTCAGGACTGAAGGCGGCGCTCAATAAAGGCGCGGACGTTGCAGTTGCCAAGCTGGGCGTCGAAAACGGATTTTTAAATAACGATAAAGTAAAAATCGGATTGCCAGGGATGCTAGAGAAAGCACGACCGCTGCTTAAAATGACAGGGAAGGGCCAACAACTGGATGATCTGGTCGTGTCGATGAATCATGCCGCAGAGTCTGCCGTGCCATTGGCGAAGCCGTTGCTCCTGAATGCGGTGAAATCCATGTCGGTCACGGATGCGAAGAATATTCTGAGTGGCGGCGACACATCGGTAACCGATTTTTTCAGAGAGAAAACTGCCACCCCGTTAGGAGAAAAATTTCTCCCGATAGTAAAGAAAATCACCGACCGTAACGGTGTATCCACACAATACAATTCGACGATGGGATTGGTCAGTAAAACGGGTCTTGTGCCAGGTCAGGCGGCGACTGTTGAAGGCTATGTCACGCAGCGCACCTTGGATGGCTTGTTTTACATGATAGGGGAAGAGGAAAAAGCGATTCGACGTGATCCGATCGGTGCTGGCAGTGCAATTATCGGAAAAGTTTTTGGCGCATTAAAGCAATAG
- a CDS encoding deoxyguanosinetriphosphate triphosphohydrolase, translating to MTNQEASLAPYAAHSATSRGRLFDEIAPNTRTEFQRDRDRIVHCTAFRRLEYKTQVFVNHEGDLFRTRLTHSIEVAQIARSIARNLQLNEDLVEAISLAHDLGHTPFGHAGQDALNACMNNFGGFEHNLQSLRLVDKLEQRYGAFDGLNLMFETREGILKHCSVANAKRLGDIGHRFLQRKQPSLEAQVANLADEIAYNNHDIDDGLRSGLLTLDQMMQIDFFARHNREVETTFPGLRGRRAINETVRRMINALINDLINTSRERIKAAAPQTVDDVRDAAPLIAFSDPMAREAIALKQFLRENLYRHYLVNRMTSKARRIVVELFDCFVNEPALLPPDYQLIQAVTQQGLPDPQVDSVQLQARQVADYIAGMTDRYAIREHRRLFLVDDGHL from the coding sequence ATGACAAATCAAGAAGCGTCTCTTGCACCGTATGCTGCACATTCAGCGACATCACGGGGACGCTTGTTTGACGAAATTGCGCCCAACACCCGCACTGAGTTTCAACGTGATCGTGACCGCATTGTCCATTGCACAGCCTTTCGTCGGCTAGAATATAAAACGCAGGTATTCGTTAATCACGAAGGTGATCTATTTCGTACCCGGCTGACGCATAGTATTGAGGTTGCTCAAATCGCCCGCTCTATCGCCCGCAATCTGCAACTGAACGAAGATCTGGTGGAGGCGATTTCGTTAGCGCACGATCTTGGTCACACGCCTTTTGGGCATGCTGGACAAGATGCCCTAAACGCCTGTATGAATAACTTCGGTGGCTTCGAGCACAACCTGCAAAGTCTGCGACTGGTCGACAAACTGGAGCAACGATACGGCGCATTCGACGGTTTGAATTTGATGTTTGAAACGCGCGAAGGTATTTTGAAGCACTGTTCAGTGGCTAACGCCAAAAGATTGGGCGATATTGGTCATCGCTTCCTCCAGCGCAAACAGCCCAGCCTGGAAGCGCAGGTTGCCAATCTTGCGGATGAAATTGCCTATAACAATCACGATATTGACGACGGCTTAAGGTCGGGACTGCTGACACTTGACCAGATGATGCAAATTGATTTTTTTGCACGTCATAATCGCGAGGTCGAAACGACTTTTCCCGGACTACGTGGACGCCGTGCGATCAACGAAACTGTGCGCCGCATGATTAATGCCTTGATCAACGATTTAATCAATACATCGCGTGAACGCATTAAGGCTGCTGCACCGCAGACGGTCGATGACGTGCGGGATGCGGCGCCACTGATTGCTTTCTCGGACCCAATGGCGCGTGAGGCCATTGCACTGAAACAGTTCTTGCGTGAAAATCTTTATCGCCATTATCTAGTCAATCGGATGACCAGCAAGGCCAGGCGGATCGTGGTGGAGTTATTTGACTGCTTTGTTAATGAACCGGCTTTGCTGCCGCCGGATTATCAGTTAATACAAGCTGTTACGCAGCAAGGGCTCCCTGATCCACAGGTTGATAGTGTCCAATTGCAAGCGCGTCAAGTCGCCGATTACATCGCGGGGATGACCGATCGTTATGCAATACGTGAACATCGCCGGTTGTTTCTGGTCGATGATGGACATTTATAA
- the aroKB gene encoding bifunctional shikimate kinase/3-dehydroquinate synthase AroKB has product MKGNIILVGLMGSGKTTVGRALARKLNKLFIDSDHEIEARTGASIPLIFEIEGEPSFRQREAEVIRDLTARQNIVLATGGGAILNPDNRALLKSCGTVIYLRASVHHILQRTGRDKNRPLLQTADPRRRLEELSRQRDPLYREIADIIIDTGRPNVQFLVHSILSQLDMTRVNVDEHVGLMNNNATDLTATNAVSSSDHLSTNFSMNQQNTLNASPYAATSTLSVSLQVELGERSYPIEIGQRLLLDGELIARLVKGKQVAIVTNTVVAPLYLDVLRSSLLSAGKSVVEIILPDGEEEKNWTNLMVIFDRLLSEKCDRKTTLVALGGGVIGDLTGYAASAYMRGVPFVQIPTTLLAQVDSSVGGKTGINHPLGKNMIGAFYQPQAVLADITTLQTLPKRELSAGLAEVIKYGAVIDAAFFDWLEANIGKLMARDSAALAYAIQRSCEIKADVVRQDEREGGLRAILNFGHTFGHAIESGLGYGVWLHGEAVGCGMIMAAELSHRLGYIDAVARDRVSALVRAAGLPTAAPNLGAGRWLELMQVDKKNEDGQIKFILMNQLGGSLVSTVPQEPLLATIQQLSTVPVNPSINPSVNPPKSIA; this is encoded by the coding sequence ATGAAAGGCAATATTATTCTGGTCGGCCTGATGGGATCAGGCAAGACCACGGTTGGTCGTGCTTTGGCGAGAAAACTAAACAAACTTTTTATCGATTCGGACCATGAGATTGAGGCGCGTACTGGCGCTTCAATTCCATTGATTTTTGAGATTGAAGGCGAGCCGAGTTTTCGTCAGCGCGAAGCAGAAGTCATCCGCGATCTGACTGCACGTCAAAATATCGTGTTGGCAACGGGTGGGGGCGCGATCTTAAATCCGGACAACCGGGCTTTGTTAAAGAGTTGTGGTACTGTCATTTATTTGCGCGCCAGTGTGCATCATATTTTGCAGCGTACAGGCCGTGATAAAAATCGTCCTTTATTGCAAACAGCTGATCCTCGCAGACGGCTAGAGGAGTTGTCGCGCCAGCGCGATCCACTCTATCGGGAAATTGCCGATATCATCATTGATACGGGCCGTCCTAACGTACAATTTTTGGTTCATAGCATTTTGTCTCAGCTTGATATGACGCGTGTCAACGTCGATGAGCATGTCGGGCTAATGAACAATAACGCAACGGATCTGACTGCTACAAACGCGGTATCCTCAAGCGACCATCTTTCTACCAATTTTTCTATGAATCAACAAAATACTTTGAATGCATCTCCATACGCAGCAACTTCTACTTTATCCGTCAGCTTGCAAGTTGAGTTAGGTGAGCGTAGTTATCCGATAGAGATCGGACAGCGGTTGTTGTTGGATGGTGAATTGATCGCCCGACTGGTCAAGGGCAAGCAGGTTGCTATTGTCACCAATACTGTAGTCGCCCCGCTGTATCTGGATGTGTTGCGTTCATCGCTCCTTTCGGCAGGCAAGTCGGTTGTTGAAATCATTCTGCCAGATGGTGAAGAAGAGAAAAACTGGACCAATCTGATGGTGATTTTCGATCGCTTATTGAGTGAAAAGTGTGATCGTAAGACAACATTGGTTGCACTGGGCGGTGGCGTTATTGGGGATCTGACTGGCTATGCGGCGTCAGCTTATATGCGTGGCGTGCCGTTTGTGCAAATTCCTACTACTTTGCTGGCGCAGGTTGATTCATCCGTTGGTGGCAAAACCGGCATAAATCATCCGCTTGGCAAGAATATGATCGGTGCTTTTTACCAACCTCAGGCGGTACTTGCGGATATCACAACACTGCAAACATTGCCGAAGCGCGAATTATCTGCCGGTTTGGCGGAAGTTATTAAATACGGCGCGGTAATTGACGCCGCATTTTTCGATTGGCTCGAGGCGAATATTGGCAAATTGATGGCGCGCGATAGCGCAGCGCTGGCTTACGCTATCCAGCGCTCATGCGAAATCAAAGCTGATGTGGTACGACAGGATGAGCGCGAAGGTGGTTTGCGAGCGATTTTGAATTTTGGACATACTTTTGGTCACGCTATCGAATCCGGTCTGGGTTATGGCGTATGGTTGCATGGCGAAGCGGTCGGCTGTGGCATGATCATGGCGGCTGAATTATCACACCGTCTGGGTTATATCGATGCCGTTGCACGTGATCGCGTGAGCGCGTTAGTGCGGGCGGCGGGCTTACCAACTGCCGCGCCGAATCTTGGTGCAGGGCGCTGGCTTGAGTTGATGCAGGTCGATAAGAAAAACGAAGATGGTCAAATCAAATTCATTTTAATGAATCAACTGGGTGGATCATTGGTTAGCACGGTGCCACAGGAACCACTATTGGCGACGATACAACAATTATCGACTGTGCCGGTTAACCCATCAATTAATCCGTCCGTTAATCCCCCTAAATCCATCGCTTAA
- the pilQ gene encoding type IV pilus secretin PilQ yields the protein MLVTMVLLAGFGSAALADDNAVTSISANHQGSNTIVTVHLKKPIKTLPVGFAVVSPARIALDFPGIGNATGKTVQDVSLGDVRNVIVAQNDDRVRLVINLKRSLNYALAMEGNAVVVTIDGSGGVATAVNSVGEPVLPVAPNRPAVLDSSVVPTTTSTVAYPATLEDSKPALRDIDFRRGSAGEGRIVVDLPSKQVVVNVRQQGQSIVVDFSKTSLPATLRRKLDVGDFGTPVRTITTMQQGENVRMVIEPKGLWEHTAYQSDSQLVIEVKPIKEQPNKLGQGVQNYRGDKLSLNFQNIEVRAVLQVIADFTGLNIITSDTVSGNLTLRLKDVPWDQALDIVMQSKGLDMRKNGSVVWIAPKDELLTKEKLELEQRALIADLEPLRTESFQLNYQKADAFKKVFGINDDGSSAGDKKNSILSKRGSAVIDPRTNQLFITDTATVLENIRTLVTKIDIASRQVLIEARMVEANDGFSRNLGAKLGFGFNSNNVAAGGQQVPTTVTTTSTGATIPGIGQSAVNLPANPATGSAGSVALTLFNAAASKFISLELSALEADGEGKIISSPRVVTADQQKALIEQGTEIPYQSATSSGATSVEFKKANLKLEVTPQITPDGNVILTVDVTNDSVGQVVPGGVSINTKHVQTQVQVENGGTVVIGGIYTQTISNAVNKVPLLGDIPVLGYLFKQTAIVNKRTELLIFLTPKVVIDRIAGR from the coding sequence ATGCTGGTGACGATGGTTCTATTGGCTGGGTTTGGGAGCGCTGCGCTGGCCGACGACAATGCCGTGACGTCAATTAGTGCGAATCATCAGGGTAGTAATACTATTGTGACGGTTCACCTCAAAAAACCAATAAAAACGCTGCCGGTGGGCTTTGCGGTTGTCAGCCCTGCGCGAATCGCGCTGGACTTTCCCGGGATCGGTAATGCGACCGGAAAGACTGTGCAGGACGTTAGCTTAGGCGATGTTCGCAATGTAATTGTTGCTCAGAACGATGATCGCGTGCGTCTGGTTATTAATCTTAAGCGCTCGTTAAATTATGCCCTGGCTATGGAAGGTAACGCAGTCGTTGTAACGATTGATGGATCGGGCGGTGTGGCGACGGCGGTCAACTCAGTCGGTGAGCCAGTTCTACCTGTCGCGCCGAATCGCCCCGCTGTTCTCGATAGCTCTGTGGTACCGACAACAACATCTACGGTTGCTTATCCCGCGACTCTTGAAGACAGTAAGCCCGCGTTGCGCGATATCGATTTCCGTCGTGGCAGCGCAGGTGAAGGCCGCATCGTGGTTGATCTGCCGAGTAAGCAAGTTGTGGTCAACGTGCGACAACAGGGACAGTCGATTGTCGTCGATTTCAGTAAGACAAGTTTACCGGCAACTCTACGTCGCAAATTGGATGTTGGGGATTTCGGAACGCCAGTACGGACTATCACCACCATGCAGCAGGGTGAAAATGTTCGTATGGTGATCGAACCTAAGGGCCTGTGGGAGCATACCGCTTACCAGAGCGATTCCCAATTGGTGATTGAAGTCAAGCCGATCAAGGAGCAGCCGAACAAGTTAGGGCAAGGCGTGCAAAATTACCGTGGCGACAAATTGTCGTTAAACTTTCAAAACATTGAAGTCCGTGCAGTACTGCAGGTCATTGCGGACTTTACTGGTTTAAATATTATTACCAGTGACACGGTCAGCGGTAACCTGACATTGCGTCTAAAAGACGTGCCCTGGGATCAGGCGCTCGACATCGTCATGCAGTCCAAAGGATTAGACATGCGTAAGAATGGCTCAGTCGTGTGGATTGCGCCGAAAGACGAGTTGCTGACGAAAGAGAAGTTGGAGTTGGAGCAACGCGCCTTAATTGCCGATCTGGAGCCCTTGCGGACCGAGTCGTTTCAATTGAACTATCAAAAGGCCGATGCGTTCAAAAAAGTATTTGGTATTAATGATGATGGCAGCAGCGCAGGTGACAAAAAGAACAGTATTTTGTCCAAACGCGGAAGCGCCGTGATTGATCCACGTACGAATCAGTTATTCATTACAGATACGGCGACCGTCCTTGAAAATATTCGTACGCTAGTCACCAAGATCGACATTGCCTCGCGGCAGGTACTGATCGAAGCGCGTATGGTGGAGGCTAACGATGGTTTTAGTCGTAATCTGGGTGCGAAGCTTGGATTTGGTTTTAATAGCAATAACGTCGCCGCTGGTGGACAGCAAGTTCCAACTACAGTGACGACTACCTCGACAGGGGCGACTATCCCAGGTATTGGACAAAGTGCGGTGAATTTGCCGGCTAATCCTGCTACTGGGTCAGCGGGTTCTGTTGCATTGACGTTGTTTAATGCGGCTGCATCAAAATTTATTAGTCTCGAATTGTCCGCGCTTGAGGCGGATGGGGAAGGTAAGATCATATCCAGTCCGCGCGTTGTTACTGCCGATCAGCAAAAGGCATTAATTGAGCAAGGAACGGAGATTCCTTATCAAAGTGCTACCAGTAGTGGCGCAACTTCGGTTGAATTCAAAAAAGCCAACCTGAAACTTGAAGTGACGCCACAAATTACGCCGGACGGTAACGTCATTTTGACTGTCGATGTGACTAACGACAGTGTCGGCCAGGTTGTTCCGGGTGGCGTATCAATCAACACCAAGCATGTGCAAACGCAGGTTCAGGTAGAAAATGGCGGAACAGTCGTTATTGGTGGTATTTACACGCAAACAATTTCGAATGCCGTCAATAAAGTGCCTTTGCTTGGAGATATTCCGGTTCTGGGTTATCTTTTCAAACAAACAGCAATTGTTAACAAAAGAACGGAATTATTGATTTTCCTTACACCAAAAGTCGTCATAGACCGGATCGCTGGGCGCTAA
- a CDS encoding pilus assembly protein PilP, translated as MIPFPVPSSIRSVIAIIAIATLSGCGDSGVQEVREWMADVKMHTRAFIPQLTEPKRFIPFIYAGNTSIDPFDPNKLLVVLAKMQANSNGLKPNLERRREALENYPLDTIKMVGTLQKVGLSYALLQIDKTVFPVKVGNYVGQNFGMVTHISETEVSLKEIVQDASGEWVEREAKLVLQESIK; from the coding sequence ATGATCCCCTTTCCCGTGCCCAGTTCGATCAGATCAGTGATCGCCATTATTGCTATTGCTACCTTATCCGGTTGCGGTGATAGCGGAGTGCAAGAGGTAAGAGAGTGGATGGCAGATGTCAAAATGCATACCCGTGCATTTATCCCTCAGCTGACGGAACCCAAAAGATTTATCCCTTTTATTTATGCAGGCAACACCAGTATTGATCCGTTTGATCCTAACAAGTTACTGGTCGTGTTGGCCAAAATGCAGGCTAATTCCAACGGTCTAAAGCCGAACCTGGAACGGCGGCGCGAAGCGCTGGAAAATTATCCGCTAGACACCATCAAGATGGTGGGCACATTACAAAAAGTTGGCTTGAGTTATGCGTTGCTGCAAATTGATAAAACGGTATTTCCGGTGAAAGTCGGAAACTATGTCGGGCAGAACTTTGGCATGGTCACTCACATTAGTGAGACCGAAGTAAGTTTAAAAGAAATTGTACAAGATGCGTCGGGCGAATGGGTCGAACGCGAAGCCAAGTTAGTATTGCAGGAGAGCATAAAATGA
- a CDS encoding type 4a pilus biogenesis protein PilO has translation MTDLKELQAIVSTQFKGLNGRHPGQWPAIPRNLCGVGVLLAVLFLGWFFYWSDQQTDLTNGQQQEVQLKDQYKSKIGQAINLDGLRKQKKQVAEYVITLEKQLPSKAEMDALLSDINQAGLGRGLQFELFKPGQVVVKDYYAELPIDIKITGGYHDVGSFTSDIANLPRIVTLNNMSLSAGKDGALTLEAVAKTFRYLDPEEVAAQRIISDAAKQKGAK, from the coding sequence ATGACGGATTTGAAAGAATTACAGGCGATAGTCAGTACCCAGTTTAAGGGGCTGAACGGACGCCATCCTGGTCAGTGGCCGGCTATTCCCCGCAATCTTTGCGGCGTCGGTGTTTTATTGGCGGTGTTATTCCTCGGATGGTTTTTTTATTGGAGCGATCAACAGACTGATCTTACCAATGGCCAGCAACAAGAGGTGCAGCTAAAGGATCAATACAAAAGCAAGATTGGACAGGCAATTAATCTGGATGGTTTGCGTAAGCAAAAAAAACAGGTCGCTGAATACGTTATTACGCTAGAAAAGCAACTCCCAAGCAAGGCTGAAATGGACGCGTTGCTGTCAGACATCAACCAGGCTGGCTTAGGCCGGGGATTGCAGTTCGAACTATTTAAGCCGGGTCAGGTTGTGGTGAAGGATTACTACGCCGAGTTGCCTATTGACATCAAGATTACGGGCGGATATCACGATGTTGGTTCTTTTACTAGCGATATCGCCAATTTGCCCCGCATTGTCACATTAAATAACATGAGTTTGAGCGCCGGTAAAGATGGCGCATTGACGTTGGAAGCGGTGGCAAAGACGTTCCGTTATCTTGATCCAGAAGAAGTGGCGGCGCAACGCATCATCAGTGATGCGGCCAAGCAGAAGGGTGCAAAATGA
- a CDS encoding PilN domain-containing protein, with protein MIKINLLPHREEARQQRKKAFFAMLALSAVCGLLLVLVLGAFFAHSISNQSERNLFIQAENTRLDGQIKEIISLKQDIASLKARQQAVENLQSDRNQPVYLMDELVKQVPEGIYLRSFKQEEQRVVLSGYAQSNERVSELLRNLSNNSPWLERPDLIEIRAANIAVGKDGKRVFDFTINVGIKRPSDTVPGNAVKATDGSNGGQVTGPVIVK; from the coding sequence ATGATAAAAATTAACCTACTCCCTCACCGTGAAGAAGCGCGACAACAACGTAAGAAGGCATTTTTTGCCATGCTTGCGCTGTCGGCTGTCTGCGGATTGCTTTTGGTATTGGTACTCGGTGCCTTTTTTGCTCATAGTATTTCAAATCAAAGCGAACGTAATCTCTTCATTCAGGCTGAAAACACGCGCCTGGATGGTCAAATCAAGGAAATCATCAGCCTCAAGCAAGACATCGCCTCTCTTAAAGCGCGTCAGCAAGCAGTCGAAAATTTACAAAGCGACCGCAATCAGCCTGTGTATTTAATGGATGAACTGGTTAAGCAAGTGCCGGAAGGAATTTATCTGCGTAGTTTCAAACAAGAGGAGCAACGCGTCGTGTTGAGCGGCTATGCGCAATCTAATGAGCGCGTATCTGAACTGCTGCGCAATCTGAGTAACAACTCCCCTTGGTTGGAGCGTCCTGATTTAATTGAAATCCGTGCTGCAAATATTGCAGTGGGGAAGGATGGTAAGCGGGTTTTCGATTTTACGATAAACGTCGGCATTAAAAGACCTAGCGACACCGTACCTGGCAACGCAGTTAAAGCGACAGATGGGTCAAATGGCGGTCAAGTTACCGGCCCGGTGATCGTTAAGTGA
- a CDS encoding pilus assembly protein PilM, producing MVLDLGSLFGKKNPPLVGIDISASGVRLVELASAGSDQLKLERYASEPLPRGAVVDGNIENIELVADTVRRLWKKSGSNTKNVALGMPSASVITKKIILPGGMSDDELELQVESEANQYIPFALDEVSLDFHVIGPSQQAPEDVEVLLAATRKEKVEDRVAVAEAAGLKPIVMDIESYAARGAINRIVAQLPQAGRGQMIGLFQIGGQSTHVSALLDGQLIYEREQPFGGHQLTQDIVRAFGLSYEEADAKKRTGDLPASYQQEILNPFLESAAIELSRAIQFFFTSTPYTRIDQIYLAGGCAIIPGIVEAVAGRVKISTSLVDPFAGMQLASNVREKQLRIEAPSYLVACGLAMRRFG from the coding sequence TTGGTACTAGATCTTGGATCATTGTTCGGCAAAAAGAACCCACCGTTAGTGGGGATAGATATTAGCGCCTCAGGCGTGCGGTTGGTGGAGTTGGCGTCGGCGGGTAGCGATCAGTTGAAGTTGGAGCGCTACGCCTCAGAGCCGTTGCCGCGTGGTGCAGTTGTGGACGGCAATATCGAGAACATCGAATTAGTAGCTGACACGGTTCGGCGACTTTGGAAAAAAAGCGGCTCGAACACAAAAAATGTTGCCCTTGGCATGCCGTCCGCATCAGTTATTACAAAAAAAATTATTTTGCCCGGCGGTATGAGTGATGACGAGCTAGAGCTACAAGTCGAATCGGAAGCAAATCAGTACATTCCTTTCGCATTGGATGAGGTGAGCCTGGATTTCCACGTTATTGGTCCCTCGCAACAGGCGCCGGAAGATGTTGAGGTGTTACTGGCCGCTACACGTAAGGAGAAAGTCGAGGACCGCGTAGCCGTAGCTGAAGCGGCAGGGCTGAAGCCGATCGTCATGGACATTGAGTCGTACGCTGCACGTGGGGCAATCAACCGCATTGTCGCGCAATTGCCCCAGGCTGGGCGCGGCCAAATGATTGGACTTTTTCAAATTGGTGGCCAAAGTACCCACGTTTCGGCGCTGTTGGATGGGCAGCTTATTTATGAGCGCGAACAACCTTTTGGTGGACATCAACTAACGCAAGATATTGTGCGTGCGTTCGGATTGTCTTACGAGGAGGCAGACGCCAAAAAGCGCACAGGCGATTTGCCTGCGAGCTATCAACAAGAAATACTCAATCCGTTTTTGGAAAGTGCTGCTATCGAACTCAGCAGAGCGATTCAGTTTTTCTTCACTTCAACTCCCTACACCCGTATCGACCAGATATATCTGGCGGGCGGCTGTGCAATCATTCCCGGCATAGTTGAAGCCGTCGCTGGGCGCGTCAAGATTTCTACCTCCTTGGTTGATCCCTTTGCCGGCATGCAATTGGCCTCCAATGTGCGTGAAAAGCAGTTGCGAATTGAAGCGCCTTCGTATTTGGTCGCTTGCGGCCTAGCAATGCGGAGATTTGGCTGA